The following coding sequences lie in one Arachis ipaensis cultivar K30076 chromosome B05, Araip1.1, whole genome shotgun sequence genomic window:
- the LOC107642675 gene encoding transcription factor MYB36, whose amino-acid sequence MGRAPCCDKANVKKGPWSPEEDAKLKSYIEQHGTGGNWIALPQKIGLKRCGKSCRLRWLNYLRPNIKHGSFSEEEDNIICTLYVSIGSRWSIIAAQLPGRTDNDIKNYWNTRLKKKLLAKQRKLDQPPPIPYCNSSSNSSSSSSSVPQLVVPPAPPSIHDYDFTSLISSFPQQHHHLYPPANMYHHQQGFESLIDDDLSHLMACVVSNEQGFYGSTTSTESTTTSWGPDMTSLVNYSSSPPPPLLYQDDASPASRYFGMQML is encoded by the exons ATGGGAAGAGCACCTTGCTGTGACAAAGCGAACGTGAAGAAAGGGCCATGGTCGCCTGAAGAAGACGCAAAACTCAAGTCCTACATCGAGCAGCACGGCACCGGAGGCAACTGGATCGCCCTCCCTCAGAAgatag GGCTTAAGAGATGCGGGAAAAGCTGTCGTCTAAGATGGCTGAATTATCTTCGGCCGAACATCAAACACGGTAGTTTCTCAGAAGAAGAAGACAACATAATCTGCACCCTGTATGTTAGTATTGGAAGCAGGTGGTCTATTATAGCAGCACAGTTACCAGGGCGCACAGACAATGACATCAAGAACTACTGGAACACCAGGCTCAAGAAGAAGCTCCTTGCAAAGCAAAGGAAACTAGACCAACCTCCTCCTATTCCTTATTGCAATtcctcttctaattcttcttcttcttcttcttcagttcCACAACTAGTAGTACCACCTGCACCGCCTTCCATCCACGACTACGATTTCACCTCCCTCATATCCTCCTTCCCACAGCAACACCACCACCTTTATCCACCGGCAAATATGTATCACCATCAGCAAGGCTTTGAAAGCTTGATAGATGATGATTTGAGCCATCTCATGGCGTGTGTAGTCAGTAATGAACAGGGTTTTTATGGCAGCACCACTTCAACAGAGAGCACTACTACTAGTTGGGGACCTGATATGACCTCTCTCGTTAACtactcatcatcaccaccaccaccactgctTTATCAAGATGACGCTTCACCTGCTTCTAGGTACTTTGGAATGCAAATgctataa
- the LOC107642676 gene encoding separase-like, with amino-acid sequence MVAFVLSREVPDIFHKVSQLLAVTYVVSNSREQLSLPYISKSLGENAWASYFHQASIGTHDTHSSRLTGRCKGSDKSNIGGTYNLSRLVPDDTEVLAECVKQFLGGLPSTTVICLTLLGHDYASLLKEFSPSVKAWILLSRLTFESEPIVALLPLHPISEDEIDPPILPKYKILRDWSCPWGSTALDEVVPAFKNILKEDYSRELEENTSEQQQLWWNHRKTLNQRLRQLLRSIEESWFGSWKCLLLGELLNCKNFESLLEHLVKELRSECKLEVNEGLVRVILGGTRHVCGREKLKCKKDCYIAKVGHCDQGMSGILLNAADGFGVSSDKAFQLLKHALIELDADKYSKREPIILVLDYEVQVIVL; translated from the exons ATGGTGGCATTTGTACTCTCCCGTGAGGTTCCCGATATTTTTCATAAG GTGTCTCAGTTACTTGCTGTGACATATGTTGTTTCTAACTCGAGAGAGCAACTTTCTCTGCCATATATTAGCAAAAGTTTGGGTGAAAATGCTTGGGCTTCGTATTTCCACCAAGCGTCCATTGGAACTCATGATACTCACTCATCTCGTCTAACTGGAAGATGCAAG GGTTCAGATAAATCCAACATAGGAGGGACATACAACTTATCCAG GCTTGTGCCTGATGACACTGAAGTTCTTGCAGAATGTGTAAAACAGTTTTTGGGTGGTCTTCCATCTACAACAGTCATCTGCCTGACTTTACTTGGACATGATTATGCTAGTTTACTCAAGGAATTTTCCCCTAGTGTTAAAGCATGGATACTGTTGTCCAGACTCACTTTTGAGAGTGAACCTATAGTAGCATTATTGCCTTTGCATCCTATTTCAGAAG ATGAAATTGATCCGCCAATACTTCCCAAGTATAAAATTTTAAGAGATTGGTCGTGTCCATGGGGTTCGACAGCCTTAGATGAAGTAGTTCCagcattcaaaaatattttaaaagaggATTATTcgcgagaattggaagaaaatacATCTGAACAGCAGCAGCTGTGGTGGAACCATAGGAAAACGCTTAATCAACGTCTTCGTCAATTGCTAAG GAGCATTGAAGAATCGTGGTTTGGATCATGGAAATGCTTGCTTCTTGGAGAAttgttaaattgcaagaatttTGAGTCTCTGCTTGAGCATCTTGTGAAGGAGTTAAGATCTGAATGTAAATTGGAAGTTAACGAGGGCCTCGTCAGAGTTATTCTTGGAGGAACCAGACATGTTTGTGGACGAGAAAAGCTAAAGTGCAAGAAAGACTGCTATATTGCTAAAGTAGGCCATTGTGATCAAGGAATGAGTGGGATATTATTAAATGCAGCCGATGGTTTTGGGGTGTCATCTGATAAAGCTTTTCAACTGTTGAAGCATGCATTGATTGAGCTGGACGCAGATAAGTATAGTAAAAGAGAGCCAATTATTCTTGTGTTAGATTATGAGGTGCAGGTAATTGTTCTCTGA